In the Pseudolabrys taiwanensis genome, one interval contains:
- the putA gene encoding bifunctional proline dehydrogenase/L-glutamate gamma-semialdehyde dehydrogenase PutA gives MPSNRPDPFFRAPYAPPDETIAAALMAEAQRSAEAEARIDNRTKRLVGAIRARTAGGLGGVEDFLHAYSLSTKEGLALMVLAESLLRVPDVETADRLIEDKLKAGDWSHHDARSRSLLVSASAWTLGVTAKVIHPGETPEGILGTLVKRLGLPAVRAATRQAVRLLGSHFVLGETIGDALHRAQRHPEFLYSFDMLGEGARTADDAARYFDAYARAIDAIGAAADDTAGLPKRPGISVKLSALHPRYEALSRERVLGELPPLLLSLAQRAKHHELNLTVDAEEADRLELSLDVFAAVLADSSLAGWHGFGLAVQAYQKRAGDVIHWLTAMAKSLDRRLMVRLVKGAYWDAEIKRAQERGLPDYPVFTRKAMTDLSYTACARKLLAARPWLYPQFATHNALTVASVIEDAGGIEGYEFQRLHGMGEALYEALLKEMPSLTCRVYAPVGGYSDLLAYLVRRLLENGANSSFVSVAADSKVPVETILRRPQSWIGQPSRARHSHIPLPRDLFVPVRGNSTGVEFGDSAALADLLAEIAAAPTHVDAAPLIDGVAVPDRQRDVISPIDGAVIGTVQEGDEAIVTSAMAAARAGYPAWSATPVETRAAALERVGDLIEENRGRLIALLQSEGGKTLDDCVSEVREAADFCRYYAAEARRTLKPCMLQGPTGESNELRYRGRGVFVCISPWNFPLAIFTGQVAAALAAGNAVVAKPAEQTPLVAFEAVKLIHAAGVPASALHLVPGDGKVGGLLTADPHVAGVAFTGSTEVARLINRALAAKDGPIAALIAETGGINAMIVDATALPEQVADDVITSAFRSAGQRCSALRLLCVQEEIADKVIEMVTGAARELTLGDPRDPATHVGPVIDAEAKAKLGDWIAAMDSHGALRFRWDEDRALPQAGTYVPPAVIALDRARDLKHEVFGPVLHVVRWHADELEQLLDDVAGSGYALTLGIHSRIDATVAHIATRLPNGNVYVNRNMIGAVVAAQPFGGSGLSGTGPKAGGPNYLHRFALEQVVTVNTAAAGGNASLLAEEE, from the coding sequence ATGCCGTCTAACCGGCCCGATCCATTTTTTCGCGCGCCTTACGCGCCGCCGGACGAGACCATTGCCGCTGCCCTGATGGCGGAGGCCCAAAGGTCCGCCGAGGCCGAGGCACGCATCGACAACCGCACCAAACGGTTGGTGGGCGCAATCCGCGCGCGCACCGCCGGCGGTCTCGGCGGGGTCGAGGATTTCCTGCACGCTTACTCGCTCTCCACCAAGGAGGGCTTGGCGCTGATGGTCCTCGCCGAGTCGCTGCTGCGCGTGCCTGACGTCGAGACAGCGGATCGCCTGATTGAAGACAAGCTCAAGGCCGGCGACTGGTCGCATCACGATGCCCGGTCGCGGTCCCTCCTGGTCTCGGCGTCAGCCTGGACGCTTGGGGTCACCGCCAAGGTCATCCATCCGGGCGAGACGCCTGAAGGCATCCTCGGCACGTTGGTCAAGCGCCTTGGCCTGCCGGCGGTGCGTGCGGCGACGCGGCAGGCGGTGCGGCTGCTCGGCTCGCATTTCGTGCTCGGCGAAACCATCGGCGATGCGCTTCATCGTGCACAGCGCCATCCCGAGTTTCTCTACTCGTTCGACATGCTGGGAGAGGGCGCGCGGACCGCGGACGACGCCGCGCGTTACTTCGACGCTTACGCGCGGGCAATCGATGCGATCGGGGCGGCAGCCGATGACACCGCTGGATTGCCGAAGCGACCGGGTATCTCGGTCAAGCTGTCGGCGCTGCATCCGCGCTATGAGGCGCTGTCGCGCGAGCGTGTGCTCGGCGAATTGCCGCCGCTGCTGCTGTCGCTGGCGCAACGCGCCAAGCATCACGAGCTCAATCTCACCGTCGACGCGGAAGAGGCCGACCGGCTCGAATTGTCGCTTGATGTGTTCGCGGCCGTGCTCGCCGATTCGAGCCTTGCCGGCTGGCACGGCTTCGGCCTCGCTGTGCAGGCCTATCAGAAGCGCGCCGGCGACGTGATTCATTGGCTCACGGCAATGGCGAAATCGCTCGACCGTCGCCTGATGGTGCGTCTGGTCAAGGGCGCCTATTGGGACGCCGAGATCAAGCGCGCGCAGGAGCGCGGGCTGCCCGACTATCCGGTGTTCACGCGCAAGGCGATGACCGACCTCAGCTATACGGCCTGCGCGCGCAAGCTGCTCGCGGCGCGACCGTGGCTTTATCCGCAGTTCGCCACCCACAACGCACTCACCGTCGCCAGTGTGATCGAGGACGCCGGCGGCATCGAGGGCTACGAATTTCAGCGCCTGCACGGCATGGGCGAGGCGCTCTACGAGGCGCTGCTCAAGGAAATGCCCTCGCTCACCTGCCGCGTCTACGCGCCGGTCGGCGGCTATTCGGATCTGCTCGCTTATCTCGTCCGGCGTCTGCTCGAGAACGGCGCCAACTCGTCCTTCGTGTCGGTCGCCGCCGATTCCAAGGTGCCGGTGGAGACCATCTTACGCCGGCCGCAGAGCTGGATCGGCCAGCCCTCGCGGGCGCGACATTCGCATATTCCGCTGCCGCGCGATCTGTTTGTGCCGGTGCGCGGCAATTCGACGGGCGTCGAGTTCGGCGACAGTGCGGCGCTCGCCGATCTGTTGGCCGAGATCGCGGCCGCGCCAACGCACGTCGATGCCGCACCCTTGATCGACGGCGTCGCCGTACCGGACCGCCAACGTGATGTGATCTCACCCATCGATGGCGCCGTGATCGGCACCGTGCAGGAAGGCGACGAAGCAATCGTCACATCGGCCATGGCGGCGGCACGGGCGGGCTATCCGGCCTGGAGCGCGACCCCTGTCGAGACACGCGCCGCGGCGCTCGAACGCGTCGGCGATCTGATCGAAGAGAATCGCGGCCGCTTGATCGCGCTGCTGCAAAGCGAAGGCGGCAAGACGTTGGACGATTGCGTCTCGGAAGTGCGCGAGGCCGCCGACTTCTGCCGCTACTATGCCGCCGAGGCGCGGCGGACGCTGAAGCCATGCATGCTGCAGGGCCCGACCGGCGAGAGCAACGAATTGCGCTATCGCGGGCGCGGCGTCTTCGTCTGCATCAGCCCGTGGAATTTCCCGCTGGCGATCTTCACCGGTCAGGTGGCGGCGGCGCTCGCCGCCGGCAACGCCGTGGTGGCCAAGCCCGCAGAGCAGACGCCGCTTGTCGCATTCGAAGCCGTGAAGCTGATACATGCCGCCGGGGTGCCGGCAAGCGCTCTGCATCTGGTGCCGGGCGACGGCAAAGTTGGCGGCCTGCTGACAGCCGACCCGCATGTCGCAGGCGTCGCCTTTACCGGCTCGACGGAAGTCGCGCGTCTCATCAACCGCGCGCTCGCCGCCAAGGATGGACCGATCGCCGCTTTGATCGCCGAAACCGGCGGCATCAACGCGATGATCGTCGACGCCACCGCCTTGCCCGAACAGGTCGCCGACGACGTCATCACCTCCGCGTTCCGGTCGGCCGGCCAGCGCTGCTCGGCGTTACGGCTGCTCTGTGTGCAGGAGGAGATTGCCGACAAGGTGATCGAAATGGTCACCGGCGCGGCGCGCGAACTGACCTTGGGCGATCCGCGCGACCCGGCGACGCATGTCGGGCCGGTGATCGACGCGGAAGCAAAGGCAAAGCTGGGCGATTGGATCGCCGCGATGGACAGCCACGGCGCTCTGCGCTTCCGTTGGGACGAGGACCGCGCCTTGCCGCAAGCCGGCACGTATGTGCCGCCGGCCGTCATCGCGCTCGATCGCGCCCGCGACCTGAAGCATGAGGTGTTCGGGCCGGTGCTGCACGTGGTGCGCTGGCATGCCGACGAATTGGAGCAACTGCTCGACGATGTCGCCGGAAGCGGTTACGCGCTCACGCTCGGTATTCATTCGCGCATCGATGCGACCGTTGCTCACATCGCCACCCGCCTGCCGAACGGCAATGTCTATGTGAACCGCAACATGATCGGCGCCGTTGTCGCCGCGCAGCCTTTCGGTGGCAGCGGCTTGTCGGGAACGGGGCCGAAAGCGGGCGGGCCGAACTATCTGCATCGCTTCGCGCTTGAGCAGGTGGTGACGGTCAACACCGCGGCAGCCGGCGGCAATGCATCGCTGTTGGCTGAGGAAGAGTAG
- a CDS encoding aromatic ring-hydroxylating dioxygenase subunit alpha — MSETGQFVRNAWYVAAWSKEVGRALLPRTLLGQNLVLYRKQDGTPVALTDRCPHKLAPLSRGELIGDLVQCGYHGMQYDGAGRCVHVPGQPPIPPAARVQSYPLVEKYNLLWIWMGDVALADPARILDITHYGRPGWGLVDGQYLHIRTNYLNLTDNLVDPAHTSYVHKRTIGNAGGADVPVELEHNDTRVSAFRWVEDSEPVPIMRTFGNFTGNVDRWQYYHLLLPTNSYVDFGAISAGGPRDEAGKDSGFRSFTFSLLTPETAASTHYFWLHLRNYAIGAAEVDADIARLYQLTFEEDRDILEAIQIEQDKTGVIEFVRLAIDRAPQRARMLIQRMIDSEHPAPKVSAG, encoded by the coding sequence ATGAGCGAGACCGGACAATTCGTGCGCAACGCCTGGTACGTCGCGGCCTGGAGCAAGGAGGTCGGCCGGGCGTTGCTCCCGCGCACCCTGCTCGGCCAAAACCTCGTCCTCTATCGCAAGCAGGATGGCACGCCGGTCGCGCTGACCGACCGTTGCCCGCACAAATTGGCGCCGCTGTCACGAGGCGAACTGATCGGCGATCTCGTCCAGTGCGGCTATCACGGCATGCAATACGACGGTGCCGGGCGTTGCGTGCACGTTCCCGGCCAGCCGCCGATTCCCCCGGCGGCAAGGGTGCAAAGCTATCCGCTGGTCGAGAAGTATAATCTCTTATGGATATGGATGGGCGACGTCGCTCTCGCCGATCCGGCACGCATTCTCGACATCACGCATTACGGCCGTCCCGGCTGGGGGCTGGTCGATGGTCAGTACCTGCACATCCGCACCAACTATCTCAACCTGACCGATAATCTCGTCGATCCGGCGCATACGTCCTACGTGCACAAACGCACCATCGGCAATGCCGGCGGTGCGGATGTGCCGGTCGAGCTTGAGCACAACGACACGCGCGTCAGCGCCTTCCGCTGGGTCGAGGACAGCGAACCGGTGCCGATCATGCGGACGTTCGGCAACTTCACCGGCAATGTCGACCGCTGGCAGTACTATCACCTCCTGCTGCCGACCAATTCCTACGTCGACTTCGGCGCAATTTCGGCAGGGGGGCCGCGCGATGAAGCCGGCAAGGACAGCGGCTTCCGCTCCTTCACCTTCAGCCTGCTGACGCCGGAAACGGCGGCGAGCACGCATTACTTCTGGCTGCACCTGCGCAACTACGCTATCGGCGCCGCCGAGGTGGATGCCGATATCGCGCGCCTTTACCAACTCACCTTCGAAGAGGACCGCGACATCCTCGAAGCGATCCAGATCGAGCAGGACAAGACCGGCGTGATCGAGTTCGTGCGGTTGGCGATCGACCGAGCGCCGCAGCGCGCGCGCATGCTGATCCAGCGCATGATCGACAGCGAGCATCCGGCGCCGAAAGTCTCCGCTGGCTGA
- a CDS encoding ABC transporter substrate-binding protein has product MSIVTRIAGLAGLAVAAALVSGTTQAQTPVKFSLDWKFEGPAAPFTVAIDNGYFKAEGLDVTIDTAGGSLEPINRVASGTYGIGIGDINSLIKFRDANPNVALKAVFMFYNNPPFSIVGRKSRGVTTPKSLEGKKLGAPAPDGAYAQWPIFVQANGIDASKVTIENVGFPVREPMLAAGQVDAITGFSFSSFINLKDKGVPVDDITVLLMSDYGVNLYGNAVIVNPKYAADNPEVVKAFLRALVKGIKETVKSPSTAVDSVIKRNDVAKKSVELERLNMAIRDNIVTPEVKKNGYGGIEEARFTKAIEQIGLTYKWKNAPPKADDIFDASYLPAAADRKFE; this is encoded by the coding sequence ATGAGCATCGTGACGCGTATCGCCGGCTTGGCCGGGTTGGCAGTCGCCGCCGCATTGGTCAGCGGGACCACGCAGGCCCAAACACCGGTCAAATTCTCGCTGGACTGGAAGTTCGAAGGCCCCGCGGCACCGTTCACCGTCGCGATCGACAACGGTTATTTCAAAGCCGAGGGCCTCGACGTTACCATCGATACCGCCGGCGGCTCGCTCGAACCAATCAACCGCGTCGCCTCGGGCACCTACGGTATTGGCATCGGCGACATCAATTCGCTCATCAAATTCCGCGACGCCAATCCGAACGTGGCGCTCAAAGCGGTGTTCATGTTCTACAACAACCCACCCTTCTCTATCGTCGGCCGCAAGAGCCGTGGCGTGACCACGCCGAAGAGCCTGGAGGGCAAGAAGCTCGGTGCGCCCGCGCCGGACGGCGCGTATGCGCAATGGCCGATCTTCGTGCAGGCCAACGGCATCGATGCCTCCAAGGTGACGATCGAGAACGTCGGCTTCCCGGTGCGCGAGCCGATGTTGGCCGCCGGCCAGGTCGACGCCATCACCGGCTTCTCATTCTCGTCGTTCATCAACCTCAAGGACAAGGGCGTACCGGTCGACGACATCACGGTGCTGCTGATGTCCGATTATGGCGTGAACCTTTACGGCAACGCCGTGATCGTTAATCCGAAGTACGCCGCGGACAATCCCGAGGTGGTGAAGGCTTTCCTGCGCGCCCTGGTGAAGGGCATCAAGGAGACGGTGAAGTCGCCATCGACCGCTGTCGACTCGGTCATCAAGCGCAACGACGTGGCCAAGAAATCGGTCGAGCTCGAGCGGCTCAACATGGCGATCCGCGACAACATCGTCACGCCCGAGGTCAAGAAGAACGGCTATGGCGGCATCGAGGAAGCCCGCTTCACCAAGGCGATCGAGCAGATCGGCCTGACCTACAAGTGGAAGAACGCGCCACCGAAAGCAGACGACATCTTCGACGCGTCGTATCTTCCGGCCGCGGCCGACCGCAAATTCGAATAG
- a CDS encoding ABC transporter ATP-binding protein: MTGFVALEGVDHAYGASNQLAVEGLSIEVEAGEFAAVVGPSGCGKSTLMKLATGLQFPRAGTVTVAGERVTAPVKIAGMAFQAPTLLPWRTTLENLLLPLEIVQPHRRELHRKRAEYVARAKNLLTSVGLRDQGEKYPWELSGGMQQRASLCRALIHEPQLLMLDEPFGALDAFTREELWCVIRDLHASRKITVILVTHDLREAVFLADRVFVMSARPGRVVVERKIDMPRPRDLEVTYTPEFQDIVHELRAHIVKARQ, from the coding sequence ATGACCGGTTTCGTCGCGCTCGAAGGCGTGGACCACGCTTACGGTGCCAGTAATCAGCTTGCGGTTGAGGGGCTGTCGATCGAAGTGGAGGCGGGCGAGTTTGCCGCAGTCGTCGGCCCGTCCGGCTGCGGCAAGTCGACCTTGATGAAGCTCGCGACCGGCCTGCAGTTTCCGCGGGCTGGCACGGTGACGGTCGCCGGCGAACGTGTAACCGCCCCGGTCAAGATCGCCGGCATGGCTTTCCAGGCGCCGACCCTGCTGCCGTGGCGCACCACGCTCGAAAATCTGCTGCTGCCGCTCGAAATCGTACAGCCGCACCGGCGCGAACTGCACCGCAAACGCGCTGAATACGTTGCCCGCGCGAAGAACCTGCTGACCTCGGTCGGCCTGCGCGACCAGGGCGAGAAATATCCCTGGGAGCTCTCGGGCGGCATGCAGCAGCGCGCATCTTTGTGCCGGGCATTGATCCACGAGCCGCAGCTCCTGATGCTGGACGAGCCGTTCGGCGCGCTCGACGCTTTCACGCGCGAGGAGCTGTGGTGCGTCATCCGCGATCTGCATGCGTCGCGTAAAATCACCGTCATTCTCGTCACGCATGACCTGCGCGAGGCCGTGTTCTTGGCTGACCGCGTGTTCGTGATGTCGGCGCGGCCGGGCCGCGTCGTGGTGGAACGCAAAATCGACATGCCACGACCGCGCGATCTCGAAGTCACGTACACACCGGAATTCCAGGACATCGTGCATGAACTGCGCGCGCACATCGTGAAGGCGCGCCAATGA
- a CDS encoding ABC transporter permease — translation MKQSLLIRLSPWLFTVGLFVVWEAAVYILKIPVFFLPPPTAIAQAFVDYSGPIIRNSWITLETTMIGFGLAVGFGMLLGLLVGWSRAIYAGLYPLMIGFNAIPKVAVVPILVLWFGIGFIPAVLTAFLISFFPIVVNVATGLATIEPELEDVLKALGASKLDIMRKVGIPRTLPYFFGSLKIAITLAFVGSVISESVASNYGIGNLMLQAQAQFQVPLIFAGLVVLAIEGIAMYAAMAFLEKRMTGWAQRSGFGQN, via the coding sequence ATGAAGCAGTCCCTGCTCATCCGCCTTTCGCCCTGGCTGTTCACCGTCGGCCTCTTCGTCGTGTGGGAAGCGGCTGTTTACATCCTCAAGATTCCCGTCTTCTTCCTGCCGCCGCCGACCGCAATCGCGCAGGCCTTCGTCGACTATTCCGGGCCGATCATCCGCAACTCCTGGATCACGCTCGAAACCACGATGATCGGCTTCGGTCTGGCGGTGGGCTTCGGCATGCTGCTCGGACTTCTGGTCGGCTGGTCCCGCGCGATTTACGCGGGCCTCTACCCGCTAATGATCGGCTTCAATGCCATCCCGAAGGTCGCGGTGGTTCCGATCCTGGTGCTCTGGTTCGGCATCGGCTTCATCCCGGCCGTGCTCACGGCCTTCCTGATCTCGTTCTTTCCGATCGTGGTGAACGTCGCGACGGGGTTGGCGACCATCGAGCCCGAACTTGAAGACGTGCTGAAGGCACTCGGCGCGAGCAAGCTCGACATCATGCGCAAGGTCGGCATCCCGCGTACGCTGCCTTACTTCTTCGGCTCGCTGAAGATCGCGATCACGCTCGCGTTTGTCGGTTCGGTGATCTCGGAAAGCGTTGCCTCGAACTACGGCATCGGCAACCTGATGCTGCAGGCGCAGGCGCAATTTCAAGTGCCGCTGATCTTCGCAGGGCTCGTCGTGCTCGCGATCGAGGGCATCGCGATGTATGCGGCGATGGCCTTCCTCGAAAAGCGGATGACCGGCTGGGCGCAGCGTTCCGGCTTCGGCCAGAACTGA